The genomic interval aaaatcatatagcCTAGTCATGATATTGTAAAAATCAAAGCAGGTGGTGTATGACAGAAAATGTAATAAGACCCTACCTGTAATTACTGCGCTATGTCGACCTCCACATGCAATGGATATTACATAACTTCCAGGAACTCTAAAACCTTGACCCTCTGAACCCATGCTTCCACGAGAAAGGGCCATGGAGCGATCTTTGGAGAAGGACAAATCAATGCATGGCACGGGATGAGGAGAGGACACCATTCTGATCCGAGAACCCAATCCCAGCTGTCCTTCACCCCCATAGCCCCAACCCCACACCTGTCCTACATCTGAAACTTCGGAAAAATATACAAGATCACAGCTCTCCTGTTATTAAATTCCCCGAGTACCACGTTGCAATGAAATAATGTGACAACAATTTACCTGACAATGCTAAAGTATGTCGACCACCAGCAGCAACAGTAGCTATCCTTACACCTTGGTTAAGTGTCACCAAGCATGGAAAGGCTGAGAGAGTTTCATCACAAGATGTTGAGCTTTCAGCTACCTGTTTAGCTGGGGATATTCTTCTTCGCTTCGTAGTTTCATCCCCACCTTTCGTATCACCACCAGACCCTGTCCCACATCTGGATTTTGACCCCTGAGACCGAGGGCTCTCTGTAATGGAGCCACTCTTCAACATTTTAATCTGGGTAACTTAAATGCAAGACTTTTTACAGGAAATACCTTGATCAGCCAGCAAAGAGCTGTGTTTCTCAAATACCTCCTTCTCTGTGCTTAATCCTGTTGCAGGGTCACCAAAGACCTTTCCAGAAGGAACACATTCTTTCCACCCCCAAGTGTAAACTTCTGCACCCTCTGCTTTTGACCATTTGCGCTGAGTCGGTTTATGATGCAACAGAAATATATGAACCAAGAAAAACAATTACATGCATAGCTCATCCCGGATTCATTTTACTTTAATCCACTATAAAGTTTTCAACAATCATGTTATTGCATTTCCAAACCCAGCCAAAAATGGGAGTCAGCTGGGAACATATGGAGGCACTGCCTAAAATGcagagttttttttaattttggatGAAATTCAATGCAATAATCATACATCATTTCCAGTTAAccgatgaaattttttttttatctttgttaCATAGTTGATGCTATGTGGTATAACTATACTCGTACATCTAAACTCTAAAGAATATGGTTCTGTGTGCTTTGCTTTAATCTTTATTCTTTAATATAAGTTCATTACCAGATAAAGAGAGAGAACTATAGGCAAACTAAAGTCACACTTTGTTCACTACTTCAATACTGAAAATCAGATTAAGCCTACCTGTTACAGCCACACAATGCGCCCAACCAGCAGCAGCTTTCGTTATTAAGGCCTCTGTCGGAAGTGGAAAAGGCTCTGGCATTTCCTTAAAAATTACCGGTGGAATACACAggttaaaaaaagaagaaactgAAGAGACAAATCAACAAAGCAAAACAATATGTCGCACTACCCCATGTTTTCCTGATGTCACGTAGCTTTGACCTAAATCATCTGTCGATCCCCATGTAATGAGCTTCCCGGGATCTACCACCATCAATTTTGCAAGATTAGAAGTCCGAACGTTTATAACAGTAGATTTCAagttagaaaataaaataaaaatttaattaaaccaGTATTTAATTGGTAAAACAATAGGTCGCTACATCCAAGATTTTCATCCGTGTATCAACTAAAATTTTTAGAAGAGTCCCGTTGACTTTaatctcaaaacatgaaacataAACTTTGGAAATGAACCTTAATTGAAAAACCCAGTCATATAATATAGTATATCTTGAGGCCCGCATTTTGCAGATTTCATTGAAGCTTGATGCTAAAAATGCTTACAAATTTCTATCTTGTTAGTTTCActcaaaaatatagataaagatattGATAAATCAGAAAAGGGTTGTACAGAAACTGAAGAACATAAGCTATGCATCTCAAGTACCATTCGAAAAATTTGtaagaaaaacagaaaaaacaaaaaaccccaaatgtttttttatattatatccttaagaaaaagaagaagaagaagaagaagaagaagaagaagaagaagattcaAAGGAAAAAGATAACCTGAAATGGCCATGGCAAAACCACAGCCACCACCACAAACATCCTTCCAAGAATTCCCAGCGCCGGGAGGCAGCCGTACGGGAACCGGAGAAAGAAGCGGCGACCTTTGCGGCAACGCTCCCGGTAAATACCCCCACATCAGCACCAATTTCTCATTCCCCGTTCTCACACTTTCTCCAACTCCTTCCCCACGTAGATTCATTCCTCACGATATTATACCACCAAATTCTTGATCAAAATATCAATACTCTCTTGCTAATCTAAGGATTTCTAGAAGCTAATACTGAATCTGTGTTGAAACTGGAATATTGGAAAAGCAAAGCAAACACTAAAATCGTCGTATCAATTTCTGGGCTAATACGAGTGCTACGTAGGATGATCACGTGGACTCTTTACAAGTGTCGGGTTATGAGCCGTAGATCTTTCGACGATTCTTGGCCAGGAATACGAAGAAGTTTCTGGAAGGCATGAAGGAGCTCCCGCATACCATTTCGCCCATTTATTCCTTGTCACGTGTCTCTCTGTGGGACCCACAGACTTTTTTTAGACGACATTGCCCTTATGAAGCGACACGTGTCGAGAGACTAAGGGTTTGATGACAAGTGATGATTAATCTCTGTCTTTTGTTTTTGTCAATAGATAAGCCAATCAAGGTATctcctattttttttaaaaaaaaattttctatatgTCGAAAGGTTTTTTTTATGGGAGAATTGGTGGACAGTACCCAAACCAAACTCAAATTTGTTCTTAATCCCTGGTGAGAGAAAAAGTTTTCATAAATACCAAAATTACCCTTGTATcctatttaattataattgatCCCCGCGCTTTcacaaaatggtatcagagcttataAAAAGCCCCGAGCCTCTATCGTGTGATCTGACACGAAGCACGACTCTCCGTAGGGGATAACCTAGACTCTTCTACAGAGTTTGAGGTTAGCAAGCTGATAGGTACCTTTTGTTGTGTCACCCTACCAAAGATCACATGATCGCCCATCTCCTTATCCGAAAGCCGGAGCTCTGGGTTGGGCACGGAGaccaaatggtatcagagccataggttgatttatttcaaacacaaaatttattgttacatagaaacgaaatgtttgaggaggagaatttcgaaaattatgaatccgaatttagtttcgagaaaaataattaacaagaattattccaatattttggaatataaacaagggaatctaactattgttagaaATCAGAAACAGAAAGGGAAGCATCAGCAtcctcaggtaaacttatgattcaatctaataagtttatggaaattataccagattcttctaagctctctttagatcttagagaaattcagaaaacagtacaaaactatggtaatatgctatattttgtaccacaacgagttgaaaaaatccttgaaaaccaggaagaaattcttggaatattaaaggatattcaaacaagaattcagaaactagaacaacaaccaagttctagtaaaagatcttcaggaggatggttaccaccatcatttggtactgaacctttgttacatcaacaaggaaaggccagagtggtgtcaaaacctttgactgaagaagagaagatgatcaatctaattaagtctgtctcagaaaagaaattaatctgatgacaactttagaaaggattggtctggatgatctacaagaacttgcggaatctttcgcaaatctcaaagttgtagatctaaagatgaacacagcaggaggtgaaacacctgctataacctggtcatcttcacaggaactaccaagggaaagtgtgggatctcaaaatatacacatgagagaatctcagactgatttccatactggtggaggttcacaccctgcgggaacaaggacaaggagaaatcaaattcccttgcaccaaaccccctatgggaaaactgttttagatcctatacatccttacggggttatgcttaaccttgatgtattagatttcaaaaacagagaagaactcatagatgattggacatctgctatgagaattgcagcaggaacacttgatctcaacagagaaggattcattaaactcctagaaatgagtcttatgggatcagtgaaaattgcttgggacatgacttcggtggaaactaaagagtc from Primulina huaijiensis isolate GDHJ02 unplaced genomic scaffold, ASM1229523v2 scaffold15321_ERROPOS2750371+, whole genome shotgun sequence carries:
- the LOC140965868 gene encoding uncharacterized protein isoform X4, with the translated sequence MNLRGEGVGESVRTGNEKLVLMWGYLPGALPQRSPLLSPVPVRLPPGAGNSWKDVCGGGCGFAMAISDPGKLITWGSTDDLGQSYVTSGKHGEMPEPFPLPTEALITKAAAGWAHCVAVTEGAEVYTWGWKECVPSGKVFGDPATGLSTEKEVFEKHSSLLADQESPRSQGSKSRCGTGSGGDTKGGDETTKRRRISPAKQVAESSTSCDETLSAFPCLVTLNQGVRIATVAAGGRHTLALSDVGQVWGWGYGGEGQLGLGSRIRMVSSPHPVPCIDLSFSKDRSMALSRGSMGSEGQGFRVPGSYVISIACGGRHSAVITDAGAILTFGWGLYGQCGQGNTDDELSPTCVSSLLGIKIEGVAAGLWHTVCISADGDVYAFGGNQFGQLGTGTNQAEILPRLLDAPSLENVHVKTVSCGARHSAILSEDGKAFCWGWNKYGQLGLGDVIDRNVPSQVLTDGCISKNIACGWWHTLLLAESPD
- the LOC140965868 gene encoding uncharacterized protein isoform X1 → MNLRGEGVGESVRTGNEKLVLMWGYLPGALPQRSPLLSPVPVRLPPGAGNSWKDVCGGGCGFAMAISDPGKLITWGSTDDLGQSYVTSGKHGEMPEPFPLPTEALITKAAAGWAHCVAVTAEGAEVYTWGWKECVPSGKVFGDPATGLSTEKEVFEKHSSLLADQESPRSQGSKSRCGTGSGGDTKGGDETTKRRRISPAKQVAESSTSCDETLSAFPCLVTLNQGVRIATVAAGGRHTLALSVSDVGQVWGWGYGGEGQLGLGSRIRMVSSPHPVPCIDLSFSKDRSMALSRGSMGSEGQGFRVPGSYVISIACGGRHSAVITDAGAILTFGWGLYGQCGQGNTDDELSPTCVSSLLGIKIEGVAAGLWHTVCISADGDVYAFGGNQFGQLGTGTNQAEILPRLLDAPSLENVHVKTVSCGARHSAILSEDGKAFCWGWNKYGQLGLGDVIDRNVPSQVLTDGCISKNIACGWWHTLLLAESPD
- the LOC140965868 gene encoding ultraviolet-B receptor UVR8-like isoform X5; this translates as MNLRGEGVGESVRTGNEKLVLMWGYLPGALPQRSPLLSPVPVRLPPGAGNSWKDVCGGGCGFAMAISDPGKLITWGSTDDLGQSYVTSGKHGEMPEPFPLPTEALITKAAAGWAHCVAVTAEGAEVYTWGWKECVPSGKVFGDPATGLSTEKEVFEKHSSLLADQESPRSQGSKSRCGTGSGGDTKGGDETTKRRRISPAKQVAESSTSCDETLSAFPCLVTLNQGVRIATVAAGGRHTLALSVSDVGQVWGWGYGGEGQLGLGSRIRMVSSPHPVPCIDLSFSKDRSMALSRGSMGSEGQGFRVPGSYVISIACGGRHSAVITDAGAILTFGWGLYGQCGQGNTDDELSPTCVSSLLGIKIEGVAAGLWHTVCISADGDVYAFGGNQFGQLGTGTNQAENHPLMERIV
- the LOC140965868 gene encoding uncharacterized protein isoform X2, with protein sequence MNLRGEGVGESVRTGNEKLVLMWGYLPGALPQRSPLLSPVPVRLPPGAGNSWKDVCGGGCGFAMAISDPGKLITWGSTDDLGQSYVTSGKHGEMPEPFPLPTEALITKAAAGWAHCVAVTEGAEVYTWGWKECVPSGKVFGDPATGLSTEKEVFEKHSSLLADQESPRSQGSKSRCGTGSGGDTKGGDETTKRRRISPAKQVAESSTSCDETLSAFPCLVTLNQGVRIATVAAGGRHTLALSVSDVGQVWGWGYGGEGQLGLGSRIRMVSSPHPVPCIDLSFSKDRSMALSRGSMGSEGQGFRVPGSYVISIACGGRHSAVITDAGAILTFGWGLYGQCGQGNTDDELSPTCVSSLLGIKIEGVAAGLWHTVCISADGDVYAFGGNQFGQLGTGTNQAEILPRLLDAPSLENVHVKTVSCGARHSAILSEDGKAFCWGWNKYGQLGLGDVIDRNVPSQVLTDGCISKNIACGWWHTLLLAESPD
- the LOC140965868 gene encoding uncharacterized protein isoform X3 — translated: MNLRGEGVGESVRTGNEKLVLMWGYLPGALPQRSPLLSPVPVRLPPGAGNSWKDVCGGGCGFAMAISDPGKLITWGSTDDLGQSYVTSGKHGEMPEPFPLPTEALITKAAAGWAHCVAVTAEGAEVYTWGWKECVPSGKVFGDPATGLSTEKEVFEKHSSLLADQESPRSQGSKSRCGTGSGGDTKGGDETTKRRRISPAKQVAESSTSCDETLSAFPCLVTLNQGVRIATVAAGGRHTLALSDVGQVWGWGYGGEGQLGLGSRIRMVSSPHPVPCIDLSFSKDRSMALSRGSMGSEGQGFRVPGSYVISIACGGRHSAVITDAGAILTFGWGLYGQCGQGNTDDELSPTCVSSLLGIKIEGVAAGLWHTVCISADGDVYAFGGNQFGQLGTGTNQAEILPRLLDAPSLENVHVKTVSCGARHSAILSEDGKAFCWGWNKYGQLGLGDVIDRNVPSQVLTDGCISKNIACGWWHTLLLAESPD